The following proteins come from a genomic window of Pyxidicoccus sp. MSG2:
- a CDS encoding transcriptional regulator translates to MAEKWDKQLMDFLKRTGDELKRTTDDLRGEAQRLLKEVKDPQNQTKVKEGLEQLRTWATTTSKVATEKIEGAVRQVEGAVERAFKPEEGGTQAPAPKARPASSAAPAATPAAAPKSEGRAAKKAAPKSIGRKKAAAKGAGKGTTARKTASTSKKTLGRSKKPTAGA, encoded by the coding sequence ATGGCCGAGAAGTGGGACAAGCAGCTGATGGACTTCCTCAAGCGCACCGGTGACGAGCTCAAGCGCACCACCGATGACCTGCGCGGCGAGGCCCAGCGCCTCCTCAAGGAGGTGAAGGACCCGCAGAACCAGACGAAGGTGAAGGAGGGGCTGGAGCAGCTGCGCACCTGGGCCACCACCACCAGCAAGGTGGCGACGGAGAAGATTGAAGGCGCCGTGCGCCAGGTCGAGGGCGCCGTGGAGCGCGCCTTCAAGCCCGAGGAGGGCGGGACGCAAGCCCCGGCCCCGAAGGCCCGCCCGGCCTCCAGCGCAGCCCCCGCCGCCACGCCCGCCGCTGCTCCGAAGAGCGAAGGCCGCGCCGCGAAGAAGGCCGCTCCCAAGTCCATCGGCCGCAAGAAGGCCGCCGCCAAGGGCGCGGGCAAGGGCACCACCGCCCGGAAGACTGCTTCAACCTCCAAGAAGACGCTGGGCCGGTCGAAGAAGCCCACCGCCGGAGCGTGA
- the grpE gene encoding nucleotide exchange factor GrpE, translating to MRAVAGSNEKGSIQTDIGQDVIDAAVRSVERHMDDDDEVTVIEVEASGSSSEDVAETPPAEESAPVAVASPEEVAALRQEVESLKAQLEFSQAKGRETMERLRETHERTKEAQERTLRAAADLENYRKRAQKEKEEVQRFGSEKLLKDLLPVLDNLDRALDAAAKSPDIDSFQKGVAMTRKSFEDALGRHGVKAFSAKGQPFDPRMHEAIQQVETADVPAGHVAHEVVRGFFLNERLVRPAMVVVARAPVAEPAAAPATVESREAEPASASEGTTVPPQPEDSSGGSQ from the coding sequence GTGCGCGCCGTGGCCGGCTCGAACGAGAAGGGCAGCATCCAGACGGACATCGGGCAGGACGTCATCGACGCGGCGGTCCGCAGCGTCGAGCGTCACATGGACGATGATGACGAGGTGACGGTCATCGAGGTGGAGGCCTCCGGGTCTTCCTCCGAGGACGTCGCCGAGACCCCCCCTGCCGAGGAGAGCGCCCCCGTCGCGGTGGCGTCGCCCGAGGAGGTGGCGGCCCTGCGCCAGGAGGTGGAATCCCTCAAGGCGCAGCTCGAGTTCAGCCAGGCCAAGGGCCGCGAGACGATGGAGCGCCTGCGCGAGACGCACGAGCGCACCAAGGAGGCGCAGGAGCGCACCCTGCGCGCCGCCGCGGACCTGGAGAACTACCGCAAGCGCGCGCAGAAGGAGAAGGAGGAGGTCCAGCGCTTCGGCTCGGAGAAGCTGCTCAAGGACCTGCTCCCCGTCCTGGACAACCTGGACCGCGCGCTGGACGCGGCGGCGAAGTCCCCGGACATCGACAGCTTCCAGAAGGGCGTGGCCATGACGCGCAAGTCCTTCGAGGACGCGCTCGGCCGCCACGGCGTGAAGGCCTTCAGCGCGAAGGGTCAGCCGTTCGACCCGCGCATGCACGAGGCGATTCAGCAGGTGGAGACGGCGGACGTGCCCGCGGGCCATGTGGCCCACGAGGTGGTGCGCGGCTTCTTCCTGAACGAGCGGCTGGTGCGTCCGGCCATGGTCGTCGTCGCTCGCGCGCCCGTCGCCGAGCCTGCCGCCGCGCCCGCCACAGTTGAGTCCAGGGAGGCCGAGCCGGCCTCCGCGTCCGAGGGGACCACCGTGCCCCCGCAGCCCGAAGATTCTTCCGGGGGGAGTCAGTAA